One genomic region from Spirosoma sp. KCTC 42546 encodes:
- a CDS encoding branched-chain amino acid aminotransferase, with the protein MTTDVLQIELRKAERSRLQEVDFNHLPFGKHFSDHMFVADFVDGEWQNQMIVPFDNFTLSPALSSLHYGQSIFEGMKAFKNEAGDVLMFRPLANFERMNESAKRMCMATLPEEVFMGGLEALLRIDADWVPNTPDSSLYIRPYMFATDTYLGVAPSKTYRFCIFTCPVGAYYSNPPKLKVETEFIRSAPGGVGYAKCAGNYGGSLYPTLLAQQQGYDQLIWTDAREHKYIEESGTMNIIFIIDGKMVTPATSDSILKGVTRDSILKIARSWGMEVEERLVSIDEVISGIETGRLTEAFGAGTAVGSSPYSLIGYNGKDYMLPEFAPEDSVAVRVRNYLGDLRTGKLADTFGWMHRV; encoded by the coding sequence ATGACGACGGACGTATTGCAAATTGAACTGCGGAAAGCGGAACGCTCCCGCCTTCAAGAGGTAGACTTTAATCATCTGCCTTTCGGAAAACATTTCTCGGACCACATGTTTGTGGCCGATTTCGTAGATGGTGAGTGGCAAAATCAAATGATTGTGCCGTTCGACAACTTCACCCTAAGCCCCGCTCTGTCGTCGCTGCATTATGGCCAGTCTATTTTTGAAGGCATGAAAGCGTTCAAGAATGAGGCCGGTGACGTGTTGATGTTCCGTCCACTTGCCAACTTCGAGCGTATGAACGAGTCAGCCAAGCGGATGTGCATGGCTACGCTGCCCGAAGAGGTATTCATGGGTGGACTGGAAGCGTTGCTTCGTATAGATGCGGATTGGGTGCCCAATACACCTGATAGCTCGCTCTATATCCGTCCCTACATGTTTGCCACTGATACGTACCTGGGTGTAGCTCCTTCAAAAACGTATCGTTTCTGCATTTTCACCTGCCCGGTTGGAGCCTATTATTCTAATCCTCCAAAATTGAAAGTTGAAACCGAGTTCATTCGTTCGGCTCCGGGTGGTGTGGGCTATGCCAAATGTGCTGGTAACTACGGTGGCTCGCTCTATCCAACGTTGTTGGCCCAGCAACAAGGATATGACCAGTTGATCTGGACTGATGCCCGCGAGCACAAATACATTGAGGAATCAGGTACGATGAACATCATTTTTATCATTGATGGCAAGATGGTGACTCCAGCCACATCGGATTCAATTCTGAAAGGTGTTACCCGCGATTCTATTTTGAAAATTGCCCGCAGTTGGGGCATGGAGGTCGAAGAACGATTAGTTTCTATCGATGAAGTGATTAGCGGTATCGAAACGGGTCGGTTAACGGAAGCTTTCGGCGCCGGTACAGCGGTTGGTTCATCGCCCTACTCACTCATTGGCTATAACGGAAAAGATTATATGCTACCTGAGTTCGCTCCCGAAGATTCGGTTGCGGTTCGGGTAAGAAATTACTTAGGCGATC
- a CDS encoding cob(I)yrinic acid a,c-diamide adenosyltransferase: MKIYTKTGDKGQTALIGGRRVSKADLRIDAYGTVDELNSWIGLVRDQPVNDNRKELLKEIQDRLFTVGAELATDPEKAPKRAIPIIIPDDVFQLEQAMDVMDAELPELRAFVLPGGNQAVSFCHLARTVCRRSERLVISLLEESPVDELVIQYLNRLSDYLFVLSRKMAQELTAEEVAWKPRT, encoded by the coding sequence ATGAAAATTTACACAAAAACAGGTGATAAAGGCCAAACAGCGTTGATTGGCGGGCGTCGGGTAAGCAAGGCAGATTTACGAATTGATGCTTACGGAACAGTTGATGAGCTGAATTCCTGGATTGGTCTGGTTCGCGACCAACCCGTAAATGATAACCGGAAAGAGTTGTTGAAAGAAATTCAAGATCGTTTGTTCACGGTTGGGGCTGAGCTTGCCACGGATCCAGAAAAGGCTCCCAAGCGGGCAATACCAATTATTATTCCAGATGATGTATTCCAACTTGAGCAGGCAATGGATGTCATGGATGCCGAATTGCCCGAATTACGGGCTTTTGTTCTACCCGGTGGCAATCAGGCCGTTTCGTTCTGCCACCTGGCCCGAACGGTTTGCCGCCGGTCCGAACGATTAGTCATTTCTTTACTGGAAGAATCTCCCGTAGATGAGTTGGTGATCCAGTATCTGAATCGACTGTCCGATTACCTGTTTGTGCTCAGCCGAAAAATGGCACAGGAATTGACTGCTGAGGAAGTAGCCTGGAAGCCTAGAACCTAA